From Stegostoma tigrinum isolate sSteTig4 chromosome 4, sSteTig4.hap1, whole genome shotgun sequence, a single genomic window includes:
- the cnih3 gene encoding protein cornichon homolog 3 isoform X3, which translates to MELIIAFDELRKDLRSPIDQCNPLHARERLRNIERICYLLRRLVLPEYSIHALFCIMFLCAQEWLTLGLNIPLLFYNLWRYFHSPTDSNELMYDPATVMNDETLNYCQKEAWCKMSFYLMSFFYYLYCMIDTLVSI; encoded by the exons ATAATTGCATTTGATGAATTACGTAAGGACCTTAGGAGCCCCATTGACCAGTGCAATCCTCTCCATGCA CGAGAGAGGCTGAGGAACATTGAACGGATCTGCTACTTGCTGCGGAGG TTGGTGCTCCCAGAATATTCCATCCATGCATTGTTCTGTATCATGTTCCTGTGTGCACAAGAATGGCTGACACTTGGTCTCAATATCCCTTTACTCTTCTATAACCTTTGGAG GTATTTTCACAGTCCCACGGACAGTAACGAGTTAATGTACGATCCTGCAACAGTGATGAATGATGAGACACTGAACTACTGCCAGAAAGAAGCTTGGTGCAAGATGTCTTTCTACCTGATGTCATTTTTCTACTATCTCTATTG TATGATTGATACGTTGGTCAGCATTTAA